From the genome of Dermacentor andersoni chromosome 3, qqDerAnde1_hic_scaffold, whole genome shotgun sequence:
CCTTCCTCTGCCGACTTCAGGGCAGCCGCTGCGACCCGTCTCAGCTGCGCTGTCTCATCACGCGCGCCTCCGAGCTGGGCCTGCACAGCGTCGCCTCGTTCGGCATACAGGCGCTCGCGCGCGTCGAAGGCGAAGCCGGCATCGCGCCCAGCACCGTTTTCGAGTTGCTGGGCAAGAGCGACCTCCTCAACTGCCAGCACGCAATGTCCGAGCCGGCTGGCACGGCTCTCGCGGAGCGCGCGGCGCTGTGGGCCTTCTACGGATTTCAGTCCCTTTCGCAGCTGCAGTCGCAGTGGCTGCTGCACGCCTCCCGAGGAGATCCACTGAGGGCCGCGGGCGTGCAGCCCCTGGGAGAGGTGGCAGCCCTGGCTCTACGCAATCTGGCCATCGCTTTCACATGGCAGGGTCACTACCAGAACGCCAAGGACGTGCTGAACTTTGCCAAGTCACTGTTCCCGCAGTACTCGGACTCGTACAAAACGCTCAAGTTGTGTCACCTCATCACCTCCTTTAACGTGGCCCTCTATCAGGCGTACTGGCCGTTGGTGGAGAAACTTGCATCGGGCATTCGAGTCCTGGATCGCTACGAGGGCAACCTCTGCCGGGCGCGCTCCCTTCTTTGGCAGGGCCACTTCACCGCCGCTTTAGACTTGATCAACACATTATTCAAGGAATGTTGTGATGCAGGAAAAGACTTTGTTGGATGTGTACCCCACTTTAAAGGCCGATTGTACCACTTGAAGGCAGAGCTCTTCATTGAAGCTTCACAGCCCATGCTTGCCATTCCTGTTCTCTGCAAAGGCCTTATGCATGCTGAGAAGCATCACTTGGCCTACGTTCGAGCCATGCTTGTTGTACTGATGGCAGAAGTTCAGTTCCAGATTGGCCTCCCGGGACATGCAAGCACCCTTCTTGATGAAGTGGTAACAATAATCCTGTCTCATGGCAGCCTTGCAGACATTGGACAGCTGTGCCTTTTGCGTGCAAAGTGTGCATTTTCTAGCAAGGGGGTAGAGGCAGCCGGTGAAGCAGTCAAACTTGCGACAATGGCGCTAGACACTTACATAAAGGTGCAGCTCAAGAAGGGCATAAGAGACGCAGCCTACTGGCTGGCTTTGACTTGCAATGCGGTTGGGCTGGAGGAGCAGCGAAATGCAGCTGCCCAGCGATTTCGTCAGGTTgatgaagaaatggcagaaaagtTGTTGTATGTTGTATAAAAATGATTTTCTGTTTCTGACTAGTTGATATTGTTGCTTGTTACATTTTCAGGCACTGCTGCTGAACATTTTACTTCAACATACTGCATTCCTGCCTGTGTATCAGGTCCATTCTTATTTGCAAATACCCAAGTTACATGCTTACTTTAACTATTTCATTACTATCTCGTATTTCAGCTTTTTGTAATGTCTGTATAAACTAAGCCTATGCTTTTTACATGTCCAGATATTATTAGGTCAATCCACTTGCTTGAATTTTTCTTCAGTTTACTGGATGAGTCAAAGCTCAATAACAAGACAAACTTAATACAAAAGAAAACGCACTCTGTGGGCATTCTCTTGCTTGCATTGGAATATCTCGAGCTTCCATTTTATGGAACAGTGTCTGTTGCACAACCCATTCAGCTGTTTGTAAGCAACCATCTCTGCAAAGGAAACATTTGTAATGGGGGACATGGTTGTTATCCTTACTGAGAACTGTAGGAATTGCTTGACAGAAATGAAGGCAATCGTATTATGTGGGCACGTTACTTGACTTGGAAGCATTGAGTCCACCTTGTACTCTAAAGAGCAGTACATTATACATTTCTGCATGTATTACCTCCAGCAGAGCTTGCCTGCCATCTTTCCATAGCGGTTAACAGCTCATATTGCCTGTAACAAGGAATGGCTGCAATCCTTGCAACATTCTGTTATATGAGCACAGCAGATGGAAGCAAGAGATAGATTCTTCTATCTTAGTTGGGCCTAGCGGCAGCAGCCTATTTGTCCTCTGCAACTTTGACCATGTGTCACAAAGAGTTGACCTGAAAGTAAAATTGCCTTAaagaccaactgcaatgaaatttcacattGTAAATAGTATACAGTATTACTACTGAGGCAATCTTGGCAAAGTTGCAGGGCTGGTAATTTTATAAGTTTTTAGCGCCACCTAAGCAGATGACGCCTAATATGACGAAAATCTCAGACCATG
Proteins encoded in this window:
- the ida gene encoding anaphase-promoting complex subunit 5; the protein is MPAVIMDNGLWMPSALSSPPKDTITAHKLSLLVLVSEYCRVKMRRHVEPHEEPWTHTSQHCRDFAILSLKLLQSPDITLSDLLAALRPVLHPKTLELFTNELAIIRDAGVAGIMDYAPNLDNLLADPVAATPAVLHKSSVLGLFVRRMLLALDKLNFSGLVNLHKSFCSYYDEGLRRPEMAAFEGGDLGARPAATQRQADLFLAQQVMLMQLNEKAALPPPQLQRRINELLAGSKDLFEAHYLSFLNCLAVREYSGADDSLRHYFDRAVPAVPETKGTAEDSGSTRNLRYASFNLATLHSKMGHRGEALIALREAVTLAQDANDSAFLQHALSFLCRLQGSRCDPSQLRCLITRASELGLHSVASFGIQALARVEGEAGIAPSTVFELLGKSDLLNCQHAMSEPAGTALAERAALWAFYGFQSLSQLQSQWLLHASRGDPLRAAGVQPLGEVAALALRNLAIAFTWQGHYQNAKDVLNFAKSLFPQYSDSYKTLKLCHLITSFNVALYQAYWPLVEKLASGIRVLDRYEGNLCRARSLLWQGHFTAALDLINTLFKECCDAGKDFVGCVPHFKGRLYHLKAELFIEASQPMLAIPVLCKGLMHAEKHHLAYVRAMLVVLMAEVQFQIGLPGHASTLLDEVVTIILSHGSLADIGQLCLLRAKCAFSSKGVEAAGEAVKLATMALDTYIKVQLKKGIRDAAYWLALTCNAVGLEEQRNAAAQRFRQVDEEMAEKLLYVV